A genomic window from Terrisporobacter glycolicus ATCC 14880 = DSM 1288 includes:
- a CDS encoding uroporphyrinogen decarboxylase family protein, translated as MEKIVDFKCTYNNSAGINEEVTRNLKLSFPQAYKYCETMTLIAKELKKHDNAAFCELPFCHTVEGEAMGGIINYGDEKIGPRAKEYVCKSAEDVLNLKSIDFTKGRISEVLKACTCLRNEGQNIVLEVSGPFTILNVLMDATRAFKIFRKEPEKMKQIFDKFQNEILNFIEEGQRAGANLISFADSSGGVNILGPKMMKESVEMFTYPFLKKAEKIIDDKTILLLCPKTTFALLGTNKASLYDIELSKPMKYGEGCIEVIGKTKIVGQMCIKNINYELTEGKIKGIKLI; from the coding sequence ATGGAGAAGATAGTTGATTTTAAATGTACTTATAATAATTCAGCAGGAATAAATGAAGAAGTGACGAGAAATTTAAAATTAAGTTTTCCCCAGGCCTATAAATATTGCGAGACAATGACCTTAATAGCTAAAGAACTAAAAAAACATGATAATGCAGCTTTTTGTGAACTACCTTTTTGTCACACTGTAGAAGGAGAAGCAATGGGTGGAATTATCAATTATGGCGATGAGAAGATAGGACCTAGGGCAAAGGAATATGTGTGCAAAAGTGCTGAGGATGTATTAAATCTTAAAAGTATTGATTTTACAAAGGGTAGAATATCAGAAGTATTAAAAGCCTGCACATGTTTAAGAAATGAAGGACAAAATATTGTTTTAGAAGTTAGTGGACCATTTACAATTTTAAATGTTCTAATGGACGCCACACGTGCATTTAAGATTTTTAGAAAAGAACCAGAGAAGATGAAACAAATATTTGATAAATTTCAAAATGAAATCCTTAACTTTATAGAAGAAGGACAAAGAGCTGGAGCTAATTTAATTAGTTTTGCTGACTCTTCAGGTGGTGTTAATATTCTTGGGCCTAAAATGATGAAAGAGAGTGTGGAAATGTTTACATATCCTTTCTTGAAAAAGGCTGAAAAGATTATAGATGATAAGACCATATTATTACTATGTCCAAAAACAACATTTGCACTTCTTGGAACAAATAAAGCAAGTTTATATGACATTGAATTATCAAAACCTATGAAATATGGTGAGGGCTGTATTGAAGTTATAGGAAAAACAAAAATAGTAGGTCAAATGTGTATTAAAAATATAAATTACGAATTGACCGAAGGTAAGATTAAGGGAATCAAACTAATATAA
- a CDS encoding corrinoid protein — translation MSSKKELLKKLAECVVEMEDEEVVDVAKEYLNEGHSAFDGIMDGLVEGMNEASKLYDEEEYFVTDVLLCSDAMYAGLDVLRPHLPEQEEDAKVKGVIGVVEGDTHDIGKNLVRIMFETAGFEMHDLGRDVDLKSFVKKVKETNASLLCMSTLMTTTMGGMKTVIDMLNEEGIRDNVTVMVGGSPISQKYANEIGADGYSSNAVEAVKVAKELLHAKNLVNAI, via the coding sequence ATGTCATCAAAAAAAGAACTTTTAAAAAAATTAGCTGAGTGTGTAGTTGAAATGGAAGACGAAGAAGTGGTGGATGTTGCCAAAGAATATTTAAATGAAGGACATTCAGCTTTTGATGGAATAATGGATGGATTAGTTGAGGGAATGAATGAAGCAAGTAAGCTTTATGATGAAGAAGAATATTTTGTAACTGATGTATTGTTGTGTTCAGATGCCATGTATGCAGGGCTAGATGTCCTAAGACCTCATTTACCAGAACAAGAAGAAGATGCAAAAGTAAAAGGTGTTATAGGAGTTGTTGAAGGAGATACACATGACATAGGCAAAAACTTAGTTAGAATTATGTTTGAAACTGCTGGCTTTGAAATGCATGATTTAGGAAGAGATGTGGATCTAAAATCTTTTGTGAAAAAAGTAAAAGAAACAAATGCATCACTTCTTTGTATGTCAACATTAATGACAACAACTATGGGTGGAATGAAAACAGTTATTGACATGTTAAATGAAGAAGGAATAAGAGATAATGTTACAGTTATGGTTGGAGGAAGTCCTATTTCACAAAAATATGCAAATGAAATAGGTGCAGATGGATATTCAAGTAATGCAGTTGAAGCAGTAAAAGTTGCCAAAGAGCTTCTACATGCTAAGAACTTAGTAAATGCTATTTAA
- a CDS encoding methylcobamide:CoM methyltransferase MtbA: protein MITPKERIKKVFNNEEVDRPPCICPGGMMNMITTDLMDRSNVFWPNAHLNGEKMAELASANYENGCFENYGVPFCMTIEAEAMGAKVTLGTKEYEPHVIEYAINSVDEYENLKEMNMQEGRAKVVLDAIKILKSKGNNVPIIGNITGPISTASSLMEPVVFYKELRKKNKKAHEFMSFVTDEIINFARAQIDAGADIIAISDPSGSGEILGPRDFEQFAVKYINKVVHSLQEEKIGTIVHICGQMRSVYKEVNMIQSNALSFDSVVSMKNARANLPNRILMGNVSTYTLEFGSPDKISLLTNKCVKDGSNIISPACGLGTKSPLKNIQSILSTLNTEEIEINV, encoded by the coding sequence ATGATTACACCAAAAGAGAGAATTAAAAAAGTATTTAATAATGAAGAAGTTGATAGACCGCCTTGCATATGTCCAGGTGGTATGATGAACATGATAACAACAGATTTAATGGATAGATCGAATGTATTTTGGCCAAATGCACACTTAAATGGAGAAAAAATGGCTGAACTTGCCAGTGCAAACTATGAAAATGGGTGTTTTGAAAATTATGGAGTTCCTTTTTGTATGACTATAGAAGCTGAAGCTATGGGAGCAAAAGTAACTTTAGGAACAAAAGAATATGAACCACATGTAATTGAATATGCCATAAATAGTGTGGACGAATACGAAAATTTAAAAGAAATGAATATGCAAGAAGGCAGAGCAAAAGTAGTATTAGATGCTATAAAAATTTTAAAATCAAAAGGCAACAATGTACCTATAATAGGAAATATTACAGGACCTATAAGTACAGCCAGTTCTCTTATGGAGCCTGTTGTTTTTTATAAAGAATTGAGAAAAAAAAATAAAAAAGCTCATGAATTTATGTCATTCGTTACAGATGAAATTATTAATTTTGCTAGAGCTCAAATAGATGCAGGAGCAGATATAATTGCCATCTCTGACCCAAGTGGAAGTGGAGAAATTTTAGGACCAAGAGACTTTGAACAATTTGCAGTAAAATATATAAATAAAGTAGTTCATAGTTTGCAAGAAGAAAAAATAGGAACTATTGTACATATTTGTGGTCAAATGAGAAGTGTTTACAAAGAAGTAAATATGATACAAAGTAATGCTCTTAGTTTTGACTCAGTAGTTTCCATGAAAAATGCTAGAGCTAATTTGCCAAATAGAATTCTTATGGGAAATGTAAGTACATATACATTAGAATTTGGAAGTCCAGATAAAATTTCATTGCTAACTAACAAATGTGTGAAAGATGGATCAAATATTATATCACCAGCATGTGGACTTGGAACAAAATCTCCACTTAAAAATATACAGTCTATTTTAAGTACATTAAACACAGAGGAGATTGAAATAAATGTGTAA
- a CDS encoding ASKHA domain-containing protein: protein MCKIFIEKENKTLMDVLLDENIFVDNACNGKGVCGKCKIKLISGNLGELSETEKKLLSQEEINDNIRLSCLVKPKEDIKIELLQKERKHKVLSSGYMPKFQVNPSIHKKLISLEKSTLENQRPLENEILRQLNIDKLDWKLLKEIKSQDEKITAVFNNDEVIYMEKNDTRDKIYGVIMDIGTTTVVTSLVDINSGAELCVESMINVQKQYGLDVLTRITYEVENEEDGVENLQKAIVASINEMIEKLCKKANVNKKHIYEITVAANCTMMHMLLGIDAKSIGKSPFAPIFTTSKNVLAKDIGLLACEEARLYCLPSVSAYIGADIVAGAYVCELNKTDEDVLFIDIGTNGEIVLSNKGNLLSCSCAAGPALEGMNISCGMRAANGAIEDVIINEEENVIKVIGEEKPIGICGSGILAVVKELLKTGIVRDNGAFIKLEKLEEDDYRLNRIQINNKKREFILYDDNKNKLLITQGDIRQVQLAKGAILSGFYALLKKANIEMKDLKKVMIAGQFGAHVSVDSLVGTGILPMEVKEKIVYVGNSSKTGAYMALMSKEAKEDMELLSKNMEYMELGASEGYERLFSSCLKFPSN, encoded by the coding sequence ATGTGTAAAATTTTCATAGAAAAAGAAAATAAAACATTAATGGATGTTTTGTTAGATGAAAATATATTTGTTGATAATGCTTGTAATGGTAAAGGTGTTTGTGGCAAATGTAAAATTAAGCTTATTTCTGGGAATTTGGGAGAATTAAGTGAAACAGAGAAAAAACTTTTATCACAAGAAGAAATTAATGATAATATACGTCTATCTTGTTTAGTAAAACCAAAAGAAGATATAAAAATAGAATTATTACAAAAAGAGAGAAAACATAAAGTATTAAGCAGTGGGTATATGCCAAAGTTTCAAGTTAATCCTTCCATACATAAAAAATTAATAAGTCTTGAAAAATCAACTTTGGAAAATCAAAGACCTTTGGAAAATGAAATTTTGAGACAATTAAATATTGATAAATTAGACTGGAAATTGTTAAAAGAAATAAAATCACAGGATGAAAAAATAACAGCAGTTTTTAATAATGATGAAGTAATTTATATGGAAAAAAATGATACAAGAGATAAAATATATGGCGTGATTATGGATATAGGAACAACAACAGTAGTTACATCCTTAGTAGATATAAATTCTGGTGCAGAACTATGTGTTGAATCCATGATTAATGTACAAAAACAGTATGGATTAGATGTATTAACTAGGATTACATATGAAGTGGAAAATGAAGAAGATGGGGTTGAAAATTTACAAAAAGCTATAGTAGCATCTATAAATGAAATGATAGAAAAGTTATGCAAAAAAGCAAATGTAAATAAAAAACATATATACGAAATTACTGTGGCAGCCAACTGCACCATGATGCATATGTTGCTTGGAATAGACGCTAAATCTATTGGGAAATCACCATTTGCACCTATATTTACTACTTCTAAAAATGTTTTAGCAAAAGATATAGGATTATTAGCTTGTGAGGAAGCAAGACTTTATTGTCTGCCTTCTGTATCTGCATATATAGGAGCTGATATAGTAGCAGGGGCTTATGTATGTGAATTAAATAAAACAGATGAAGATGTATTATTTATAGATATAGGAACAAACGGGGAAATCGTTCTATCAAACAAAGGTAATCTTTTATCTTGTTCTTGTGCTGCAGGGCCAGCACTAGAAGGAATGAATATTAGTTGTGGAATGAGAGCAGCTAATGGAGCCATAGAAGATGTAATTATTAATGAAGAAGAAAATGTAATAAAGGTTATAGGAGAAGAAAAACCTATAGGAATATGTGGAAGTGGAATCTTAGCTGTAGTAAAAGAACTATTAAAAACAGGAATTGTAAGAGATAATGGTGCTTTTATTAAGCTAGAAAAATTAGAAGAAGATGATTATCGATTAAATAGAATACAAATTAATAATAAAAAAAGAGAATTTATACTTTATGATGATAATAAAAATAAACTGTTGATCACACAAGGTGATATTAGACAAGTCCAGCTGGCAAAGGGAGCTATACTTTCTGGTTTTTATGCATTACTTAAAAAAGCTAATATTGAAATGAAAGACTTGAAAAAAGTAATGATAGCAGGTCAATTTGGAGCTCATGTTAGTGTGGACAGCTTAGTTGGAACAGGAATTTTACCAATGGAAGTAAAAGAAAAAATAGTTTATGTAGGTAACTCTTCAAAAACAGGAGCCTATATGGCATTAATGTCTAAGGAAGCTAAAGAAGATATGGAATTATTATCTAAAAATATGGAATATATGGAGCTTGGAGCATCAGAAGGTTATGAAAGGTTATTTTCTAGTTGTTTAAAGTTTCCATCTAACTAA
- a CDS encoding uroporphyrinogen decarboxylase family protein produces MHKDDQMTPKERLAGFFSGKEIDRIPALPFVTSVSGRVAGITHKEKRSCAKNQAQAQIACYERFGNDSISIEYGLHGVGIALGSKTNDPEDGVPAIIEHYLKNLKDLSSLDLSKIERKNDPWYQLNYDAYHICMEKYGHEVGASLSIHGPITAAGSIYPVEKLLRSIRKEPEKVHELLRFSTDATKIVMKDFLEAGAGISLCDPIASGTLIDKKTYRDFVLPYTKEIVDYVHSFGKSLTYHVCGETSHMTLDLVESGCNMLSIDNRVSLVDTKKLVGDRLPIVGNVDPVEVMMLGSVEDVYAGVKKCIEEGYDSPKGYLLSTGCGIPINSPIENIDAFMAAARKYGKWPINSDNFNEEILAKSTL; encoded by the coding sequence ATGCATAAAGATGATCAAATGACTCCTAAGGAAAGACTAGCAGGATTTTTTAGTGGAAAAGAAATAGATAGAATACCAGCCCTACCATTTGTAACATCAGTATCAGGAAGAGTAGCTGGAATCACACATAAAGAAAAAAGAAGTTGTGCTAAAAACCAAGCTCAGGCACAAATAGCTTGTTATGAGAGATTTGGAAATGATAGTATTTCCATAGAGTATGGACTTCATGGCGTTGGTATTGCCTTAGGTAGTAAAACTAATGATCCAGAAGATGGAGTTCCAGCCATAATAGAGCATTATTTAAAAAATCTTAAAGATTTAAGTTCTTTAGATTTATCAAAAATAGAAAGAAAAAATGATCCATGGTATCAATTAAATTATGATGCGTATCATATTTGTATGGAGAAATATGGACATGAAGTTGGAGCATCTTTAAGTATTCATGGACCAATAACGGCAGCTGGAAGTATTTATCCTGTGGAAAAATTATTAAGATCCATAAGAAAAGAACCTGAAAAAGTTCATGAATTATTAAGATTTAGTACGGATGCCACTAAAATAGTAATGAAAGATTTCTTAGAAGCAGGAGCGGGAATATCTTTGTGTGATCCAATAGCTTCAGGAACACTAATAGATAAGAAAACTTATAGAGACTTTGTTCTTCCATATACAAAAGAAATAGTAGATTATGTACATAGTTTTGGAAAATCCCTTACATATCATGTTTGTGGAGAAACTTCTCATATGACTTTGGACTTAGTGGAAAGTGGTTGTAATATGTTAAGTATAGACAATAGAGTTAGTTTAGTTGATACAAAAAAACTTGTGGGAGACAGACTTCCTATTGTTGGAAATGTGGATCCAGTAGAAGTAATGATGCTTGGTAGTGTAGAAGATGTTTATGCAGGTGTAAAAAAATGCATAGAGGAGGGGTATGACAGTCCAAAGGGATATTTGCTAAGTACAGGATGTGGTATACCTATTAACTCTCCTATAGAAAATATAGATGCATTTATGGCAGCTGCAAGAAAATATGGTAAGTGGCCAATAAATAGTGATAACTTTAATGAAGAAATATTAGCTAAATCAACTTTATAA
- a CDS encoding ABC transporter ATP-binding protein, producing the protein MSQILIGKDINKSFNEDKNKQKILNNVSISIESGEFISIMGPSGSGKSTLMYILSGMDKCDSGSILFHNKDLSSLNVDELANIRLSKMGFVFQQPSLLKNLNILDNIILPSVRLNKKNVKSITNKALSLMKKVGLENLENRSIAQVSGGQLQRAGICRALMNDPEIIFGDEPTGALNSKSAQEIMDILRYFNKNGTTILLVTHDAKVAAQSDKIMFMKDGKIIHALKLSKFDGTNLDDRLKRITQKMHEIGI; encoded by the coding sequence ATGAGTCAAATACTAATTGGTAAGGATATTAATAAATCTTTCAACGAAGATAAAAATAAACAAAAAATATTAAATAATGTATCTATTTCCATAGAATCAGGTGAGTTCATTTCCATAATGGGGCCTTCAGGCTCTGGAAAATCCACACTTATGTATATACTAAGTGGTATGGACAAATGTGACAGTGGTAGTATTTTATTTCATAATAAGGATCTCTCTTCTCTTAATGTGGATGAACTTGCAAATATAAGATTAAGTAAAATGGGATTTGTTTTTCAACAGCCTAGTCTTCTTAAAAACTTAAATATTCTAGATAATATTATTCTTCCTTCTGTCAGGTTGAACAAAAAAAATGTAAAATCTATTACTAATAAAGCTCTTTCACTTATGAAAAAAGTCGGTCTAGAAAATTTAGAAAATCGTAGCATTGCACAAGTTTCTGGTGGCCAACTACAACGTGCTGGAATATGTCGTGCTCTTATGAACGACCCCGAAATTATCTTTGGAGATGAACCTACAGGAGCCCTAAACTCAAAATCTGCTCAGGAAATAATGGATATTTTAAGATATTTTAATAAGAATGGAACTACAATTCTCCTTGTTACACATGATGCAAAAGTTGCTGCCCAAAGTGACAAAATTATGTTTATGAAAGATGGTAAAATAATCCATGCATTAAAACTTTCTAAATTTGATGGTACTAATTTGGATGATAGATTAAAAAGAATCACGCAAAAAATGCATGAAATTGGTATCTAA
- a CDS encoding ABC transporter permease codes for MFKKIIINDIKNSKLVTLVTLLIVSLSSMLVSLAMILGFNLFGSIDTLMINAKTPHFMQMHSGYINMNRLNGFAKNNDLVDKYQVLNFLNIDGANIVINNKSLSNNVQDNGFSIQSETFDYLLDMDGNIIKVNDGEIYLPIYFLKDKLAKVGNKVLIKDKEFTVAGFLRDSQMNSLLASSKRYLVSENDYEKIKNYGNLEYLIEFRLKDLSSLSNFENDYINASLEMNGPTITYHLFKMINAISDGIMIAVILIVSILILLIAFLCIRFTLLAKIEDDYREIGVMKAIGLTTKDIKKIYLSKYIFISLTGCILGLILSLPLQSILLKNIRLSLGESNNGYMAPIFSVIGVCLIFLIIMFFINGILKKFKKISAAHSLHSSNAGEKTSTSKLCHINISSILGANIFMGIKDVFCRKKLYTTMLIILILSTFIVIVPQNLSNTISSRKFITYTGVGQCDMIINLQQTDNILEKSKDISSFMKNDKNIDRYSITYTKAFQVKNHDNSYENIKIDLGNHSIFPVSYYEGKEPTNDNEIALSSLNADKLNKNIGDFIILNINGVDKNLKICGIYSDITNGGETAKACFSTDLDEILSCTISAKMTNSSVIINETQTYLKNFNYAKVSAVDEYVNQTFGSTRDSIKIASNVSKVVAIFIAILITMLFLRMLIAKDKYSIAIMKSLGFTNRDLSIQYISRSIFICIIGIFLGVILSNTLGEKLAGTLIGSFGATTFKFIINPISTYLLLPIMLILSVIIASTLSTSSLEKIKISDNIKE; via the coding sequence ATGTTTAAAAAAATTATTATAAATGATATAAAAAATAGCAAACTAGTAACCTTAGTTACATTATTAATTGTAAGTCTATCTTCCATGCTAGTTTCCCTTGCTATGATCCTTGGATTTAATTTATTTGGATCCATAGACACACTTATGATAAATGCTAAAACACCTCATTTTATGCAAATGCACTCTGGGTATATTAACATGAACCGCCTTAATGGTTTTGCTAAAAATAATGATTTAGTTGATAAATATCAAGTTTTAAATTTTTTAAATATAGATGGGGCTAATATAGTTATAAATAACAAATCTTTAAGTAATAATGTTCAGGACAATGGGTTTTCTATACAAAGTGAAACTTTCGATTATCTCTTAGATATGGATGGAAATATTATAAAAGTTAATGATGGAGAAATTTATCTTCCCATATATTTTCTGAAAGATAAATTAGCAAAGGTGGGAAATAAAGTTTTAATTAAAGACAAAGAATTTACTGTTGCAGGTTTTCTTCGTGATTCTCAAATGAACTCTCTTTTAGCTTCTTCTAAAAGGTACTTAGTTAGTGAAAATGATTATGAAAAAATCAAAAACTATGGTAATCTTGAGTACTTAATTGAATTTAGATTAAAAGATTTATCAAGTCTTAGTAACTTTGAAAATGATTATATTAATGCTTCTTTGGAAATGAACGGACCTACGATTACCTATCATTTATTTAAAATGATAAATGCCATATCTGATGGAATTATGATAGCCGTCATATTAATTGTTAGTATTTTAATTTTACTAATTGCATTTTTGTGTATTCGATTTACTTTACTTGCAAAAATTGAAGATGATTACAGAGAAATTGGTGTAATGAAAGCAATTGGACTTACTACAAAAGATATAAAAAAAATTTATCTATCAAAATACATTTTTATATCTCTTACTGGCTGTATATTAGGATTAATATTATCTCTTCCACTGCAAAGTATACTTCTTAAAAATATAAGATTATCTTTGGGAGAAAGTAATAATGGATATATGGCTCCTATCTTTTCTGTGATTGGAGTATGTTTAATATTTCTAATAATCATGTTTTTTATAAATGGAATATTGAAAAAGTTTAAAAAAATATCTGCTGCTCATTCACTACATTCTAGTAATGCAGGAGAAAAAACTTCTACTTCAAAACTTTGTCATATTAATATAAGTAGTATTTTGGGTGCAAATATATTTATGGGTATAAAAGATGTATTTTGTAGAAAGAAACTATATACTACCATGCTAATAATTTTAATTCTTTCAACTTTTATAGTTATTGTTCCTCAAAATCTATCAAACACCATATCTTCAAGAAAATTCATAACATATACTGGTGTAGGACAATGCGACATGATAATTAATTTACAACAAACTGATAATATATTAGAAAAGTCAAAAGATATCTCAAGCTTTATGAAAAATGATAAAAATATAGATAGATACTCTATAACATATACAAAAGCTTTCCAAGTTAAAAATCATGATAATTCTTATGAAAATATCAAAATTGACTTGGGCAACCATAGTATTTTCCCTGTTAGTTACTACGAAGGAAAAGAGCCAACTAATGATAATGAGATTGCACTTTCTTCATTAAATGCTGATAAACTTAATAAAAATATAGGGGATTTTATAATTTTAAATATTAATGGAGTTGATAAAAATCTTAAAATTTGCGGTATCTATTCGGATATTACAAATGGTGGAGAAACTGCAAAAGCATGTTTTTCAACCGATTTAGATGAAATACTTAGCTGCACAATTTCTGCAAAAATGACAAATTCCTCTGTAATTATTAATGAAACACAAACTTATTTAAAAAATTTTAATTATGCAAAAGTATCTGCTGTCGATGAATATGTAAATCAAACTTTTGGTTCAACAAGAGATTCTATTAAAATTGCTTCAAATGTGTCAAAAGTAGTTGCCATATTTATTGCTATACTTATTACAATGTTATTTTTAAGAATGCTTATCGCAAAAGATAAATATTCCATAGCAATAATGAAATCTTTAGGATTTACTAACAGAGATCTTAGTATTCAATATATATCACGCTCTATATTTATTTGTATAATCGGAATATTTTTAGGAGTAATACTTTCAAACACCTTAGGTGAAAAATTAGCTGGTACTCTTATTGGAAGTTTTGGAGCAACAACATTTAAATTTATTATAAATCCAATTTCAACTTATTTACTACTTCCAATAATGTTAATTCTATCAGTTATAATTGCTTCCACTTTAAGCACTTCTAGCTTAGAAAAAATTAAAATCTCAGATAATATAAAGGAGTAA
- a CDS encoding TetR/AcrR family transcriptional regulator, whose amino-acid sequence MRVIKNADERKNEILHISNQLFNEKGYENTSVSDILKEIGIAKGTLYYYFKSKEDIMNTIINQVTLNIFKNANSIAQDSNLTVPQKMINIILSLNIEDSDTGREIIKHVNNPKNTLMHQKQIDAIINGITPIFTKVINEGIEKEIFNTPFPKESTEMILIYALNTFDNNNITSMEELSQKISAFIYNLERIFNTKPGSFDFLAQLFN is encoded by the coding sequence ATGAGGGTTATAAAAAATGCCGATGAAAGAAAAAACGAGATACTTCATATTTCCAATCAACTTTTTAATGAAAAAGGATATGAAAATACTAGTGTTTCAGATATTTTAAAAGAAATTGGAATTGCCAAAGGCACATTATATTACTACTTTAAGTCTAAGGAAGATATTATGAATACCATTATTAATCAAGTTACTCTTAATATTTTTAAAAATGCAAATTCCATTGCCCAAGACTCTAACCTTACAGTACCACAAAAAATGATAAATATAATCTTATCTCTTAATATAGAAGATAGTGATACTGGAAGAGAAATTATTAAACATGTTAATAATCCTAAAAATACACTTATGCATCAAAAACAAATTGATGCCATAATTAATGGAATAACTCCTATTTTTACAAAAGTTATAAATGAAGGAATTGAAAAAGAAATATTTAATACTCCATTCCCAAAAGAAAGTACAGAAATGATTTTAATTTATGCTCTAAATACTTTTGATAACAATAATATTACTTCCATGGAAGAGTTAAGTCAAAAAATATCAGCCTTTATTTATAATTTAGAACGTATTTTTAATACAAAGCCAGGTAGCTTTGATTTCTTAGCTCAGTTATTTAATTAA